A stretch of Stenotrophomonas indicatrix DNA encodes these proteins:
- a CDS encoding ABC transporter transmembrane domain-containing protein: protein MTDKDAPATDPASPPLRRLGSLRTLWPFVRRHSGLFSAWLLALAVSSAATLSLPPAVKQMIDHGFSSGGQINRAFALLMLVAVVLALATAARFYFVSLLGEKVVADLRSRLYAHLIQLGAGFHDRSRSGELVSRLTADSELLRSVVGSTMSVALRSSVTVVGSLAMLFVTSPRLAAWSLLGIPLAVLPIIIGARKLRTIARSSQDRIADANSLASETLGAVRTVQAHAREPYERGRFDHALGDAIRAARRRIGAQSLVTASAILLVFGAIVGVLWLGAHDVIDGRLSAGTLGQFVLYALIGGGSVGALAEVWNELQRASGGMGRIGELLQEDIEIRAPAKPRALPQPLRGEIHFDDVVFNYPQRPDQAALDHFNLHVRPGETVALVGPSGAGKSTVLSMLLRFHDPASGRICVDGIDVREVDPAELRAQLALVPQQPTLFAASARDNIRYGRLEASDAEVEDAARAAEADAFLRALPEGYDSELGERGARLSGGQQQRVAIARALLKDAPILLLDEATSALDAQSEHGVQQALERLMAGRTTVVIAHRLATVLKADRIVVMDHGRIVAEGTHAELLAEGGLYAELARLQFID, encoded by the coding sequence ATGACTGACAAGGACGCACCGGCGACCGACCCGGCCTCCCCGCCGCTGCGCCGCCTCGGCAGCCTGCGCACACTGTGGCCGTTCGTGCGCCGCCACAGCGGATTGTTCAGCGCCTGGCTGCTGGCCCTGGCCGTTTCTTCGGCAGCGACCCTGAGCCTGCCGCCGGCGGTGAAGCAGATGATCGACCACGGCTTCAGCAGCGGGGGCCAGATCAACCGTGCCTTTGCTCTGCTGATGCTGGTCGCTGTGGTGCTGGCGTTGGCGACGGCGGCGCGCTTCTACTTTGTTTCGCTGCTCGGCGAGAAGGTCGTGGCGGATCTGCGCAGCCGGCTGTACGCGCACCTGATCCAGCTCGGCGCCGGCTTCCACGACCGCAGCCGCAGCGGCGAGCTGGTTTCGCGCCTGACCGCCGACAGCGAACTGCTGCGCAGCGTGGTCGGCTCGACCATGTCCGTGGCGCTGCGCAGCAGTGTCACCGTGGTCGGCAGCCTGGCGATGCTGTTCGTCACCAGTCCGCGGCTGGCCGCCTGGTCGCTGCTCGGCATCCCGCTGGCAGTGCTGCCGATCATCATCGGCGCGCGCAAGCTGCGTACCATCGCGCGCAGCAGCCAGGACCGCATTGCCGATGCCAACAGCCTGGCCAGCGAAACGCTGGGCGCGGTGCGCACCGTGCAAGCGCATGCGCGCGAGCCCTATGAACGCGGCCGTTTCGACCATGCGCTGGGCGATGCGATCCGTGCCGCGCGCCGGCGCATCGGCGCGCAGTCGCTGGTGACCGCCAGCGCCATCCTGCTGGTGTTCGGTGCGATTGTCGGGGTGTTGTGGCTGGGCGCGCACGACGTCATCGACGGGCGGCTCAGTGCCGGTACGTTGGGCCAGTTCGTGCTGTACGCACTGATCGGTGGTGGTTCGGTCGGTGCGCTGGCCGAAGTGTGGAACGAGCTGCAGCGCGCATCCGGCGGCATGGGCCGCATCGGCGAGCTGCTGCAGGAAGACATCGAGATCCGTGCGCCGGCCAAGCCGCGTGCGCTGCCACAGCCTCTGCGTGGCGAGATCCATTTCGACGACGTGGTGTTCAACTACCCGCAGCGACCGGACCAGGCCGCGCTGGATCATTTCAACCTGCACGTGCGGCCGGGTGAAACCGTCGCCCTGGTCGGCCCGTCAGGCGCCGGCAAGAGCACGGTGCTGTCGATGCTGCTGCGCTTCCACGATCCGGCAAGCGGCCGCATCTGCGTGGACGGCATCGATGTGCGCGAGGTCGATCCGGCCGAGCTTCGCGCGCAGCTGGCGCTGGTGCCGCAGCAGCCGACATTGTTCGCCGCCAGCGCACGCGACAACATCCGCTATGGTCGGCTGGAGGCCAGTGACGCCGAGGTGGAGGACGCAGCCCGTGCCGCCGAGGCCGACGCCTTCCTGCGTGCGCTGCCAGAGGGCTACGACAGCGAACTGGGCGAGCGCGGTGCCCGCCTGTCCGGTGGCCAGCAGCAGCGCGTGGCGATCGCCCGCGCCTTGCTGAAGGACGCACCGATCCTGCTGCTCGACGAAGCCACCAGCGCGCTGGATGCACAGAGCGAACATGGCGTGCAGCAGGCGCTGGAACGCCTGATGGCCGGGCGCACCACGGTGGTCATCGCCCATCGGCTGGCGACCGTGCTGAAGGCCGACCGCATCGTGGTGATGGACCATGGCCGTATCGTGGCCGAGGGCACGCATGCGGAGCTGCTGGCTGAAGGCGGCCTGTATGCGGAGCTTGCACGCCTGCAGTTCATCGATTGA
- a CDS encoding IMPACT family protein has translation MPDTLAQPVNHTLDVKHSRFIAHAAPIKSASAAMAFLQDVSVADATHNCWAYRHGQDYRSSDDGEPAGTAGRPILAAIDGQGFDRVMVVVTRWFGGIKLGAGGLVRAYGGAAAECLRTAPRLPLVAMARLQLVAGFEDLGALHAALPAHAAEKRDEQFDANGVRLRVELPAEQVDALKIRLRDATRDRIRIQDDPR, from the coding sequence ATGCCCGACACCCTCGCCCAACCGGTCAACCACACCCTGGACGTCAAGCACAGCCGCTTCATCGCGCATGCCGCGCCGATCAAGAGCGCGTCTGCGGCGATGGCATTTCTGCAGGACGTATCGGTAGCCGATGCGACCCACAACTGCTGGGCCTACCGGCACGGCCAGGACTATCGCTCCAGCGATGACGGCGAGCCCGCCGGCACCGCGGGCCGCCCGATCCTGGCCGCCATCGATGGCCAGGGATTCGACCGGGTGATGGTGGTGGTCACCCGCTGGTTCGGCGGCATCAAGCTGGGCGCCGGTGGCCTGGTCCGGGCTTACGGCGGCGCCGCTGCCGAATGCCTGCGCACCGCGCCGCGCCTGCCACTGGTGGCGATGGCGCGGCTGCAGCTGGTGGCTGGATTCGAGGACCTGGGCGCGCTGCATGCTGCGCTGCCGGCCCACGCGGCCGAAAAGCGCGATGAACAGTTCGATGCCAATGGCGTGAGATTGCGGGTTGAATTGCCCGCAGAGCAGGTCGACGCATTGAAAATCCGCCTGCGCGACGCCACCCGTGATCGTATCCGTATCCAAGATGACCCTCGATGA
- a CDS encoding RNA polymerase sigma factor, with amino-acid sequence MLAWAAGEVHAFESLYARHRKRLFGFLLRQLRDTALAEEMFQDVWQRVISARAGWQADAAFSTWLFRIAHNRLNDHWRAARHRPPAPADADLRLAALEDGQTPEAELSEFEQRRRIQLAMEELPAEQREVLQLRLEQELSLEEIGQITGVGRETVKSRLRYAMDKLRAGLNA; translated from the coding sequence ATGCTGGCCTGGGCCGCCGGTGAAGTGCACGCGTTCGAAAGCCTGTATGCCCGTCATCGCAAGCGCCTGTTCGGCTTCCTGCTGCGGCAGCTGCGCGACACCGCGCTTGCCGAGGAGATGTTCCAGGACGTCTGGCAGCGGGTGATCAGCGCGCGTGCAGGCTGGCAGGCCGATGCCGCCTTCAGCACCTGGCTGTTCCGCATCGCCCACAACCGCCTGAACGACCACTGGCGCGCCGCCCGCCATCGCCCCCCTGCACCGGCCGATGCCGATCTGCGCCTGGCCGCGCTGGAAGATGGGCAGACACCGGAAGCGGAATTGTCCGAATTCGAGCAACGTCGCCGCATCCAGCTGGCGATGGAAGAACTGCCCGCAGAACAGCGCGAAGTGCTGCAGCTGCGGCTGGAACAGGAACTGAGCCTGGAGGAGATCGGCCAGATCACCGGCGTTGGCCGGGAAACCGTGAAATCGCGGCTGCGCTATGCGATGGACAAGCTGCGTGCGGGACTGAACGCATGA
- a CDS encoding bifunctional diguanylate cyclase/phosphodiesterase: MSTEADRALEASNNEPVLSAALVRALHALLPETAIVRVGWDDPQLGSGQGGWPIGGGEEDIWQPLADHAEGRHGWEYDGARLLLSVRGAMPSPAWWGLARQAMELALQRGRQAGQIKALEEAERLQQALFQIADLAGADLEMSEMLRHVHGVLGTLMYAQNCYIVEYDDARRQIRFLYFADQVDDFVADPAQGYDIDQMPRSLTVALLRHGRPLSGPSRELLARVDQEHDPQRGPESLDWLGVPMLRDGRVCGAIVVQSYEHADRYGEAERALLGFVAQHVQTAMDRRQAQVRLEQQVERRTQELQRANLSLQDEVAERRRAEQLQTALYNIAEMAMSADSLAQFYGQVHGVVGRLLDARNFYIALVNAEGDGLDFVYSVDEHNASRAPRAFSRGLTEYVVRHRRPLLASRAQIDALLETGEVRESGARSQCWLGVPLLRDDEVVGAIVVQSYTEQIAFSVHDQRLLIFVAQNIGTGLARQRDQQRLRSAHAELEKRVEERTRELGEVNEKLLGQIGERLRAEQRLTHQAMHDALTGLPNRLHLLDRLQDALALARREGGPVFAVLFLDLDRFKLVNDSIGHAAGDRMLVEVAKRIVSMAGDNDVVARLGGDEFAVLLHCPEGLAQALDFGQRLLLALQESMWIAGRELFPSGSLGIALWNPRYRTGEELLRDADAAMYRAKAQGHDRCSIFDEEMREQALRSLDLEADLRRAINNRDFVPFYQPIVRLSDGEVVGHEALLRWKHERRGLLLPGAFLELGEESGLIEQVDWLIYEQVIAGLADGGRGYVSVNVSPRHFRSAEFSGRLYGLLEASNADPRRLRLEITEVALLDDGPHTLRILKGLRERGIQVQLDDFGTGFSALSYLHRFPISTLKIDQSFIAGLHGPEAQSTRALVEGVLSLARTLGIETIGEGIETEAQRDTLFELGCDYGQGYLLGRPAPWTRAAA; the protein is encoded by the coding sequence TTGTCCACCGAAGCCGACCGCGCGCTGGAAGCGTCAAACAACGAGCCTGTGCTGAGCGCAGCGCTGGTGCGCGCGCTGCATGCGCTGCTGCCGGAAACGGCGATCGTGCGCGTCGGCTGGGACGATCCGCAGCTCGGCAGCGGGCAGGGCGGTTGGCCGATCGGCGGCGGCGAGGAGGACATCTGGCAGCCACTGGCCGACCACGCTGAAGGCCGCCATGGCTGGGAATACGACGGCGCCCGGCTGCTGCTGTCGGTACGCGGCGCGATGCCTTCCCCGGCCTGGTGGGGGCTGGCCCGGCAGGCCATGGAGCTGGCCCTGCAGCGGGGCCGCCAGGCGGGGCAGATCAAGGCGCTGGAAGAAGCTGAGCGGTTGCAGCAGGCCCTGTTCCAGATTGCCGACCTGGCCGGTGCCGACCTGGAAATGAGCGAGATGCTGCGCCACGTGCATGGCGTGCTGGGCACGCTGATGTACGCGCAGAACTGCTACATCGTCGAGTATGACGATGCCCGCCGGCAGATCCGCTTCCTGTACTTCGCCGACCAGGTCGATGATTTCGTCGCCGATCCTGCCCAAGGCTACGACATCGACCAGATGCCGCGCAGCCTGACAGTAGCGCTGCTGCGGCATGGCCGGCCGTTGAGCGGGCCTTCGCGCGAACTGCTGGCGCGGGTAGACCAGGAGCACGACCCGCAGCGCGGCCCGGAGAGCCTGGACTGGCTGGGCGTGCCGATGCTGCGCGATGGCCGGGTGTGTGGTGCGATCGTGGTGCAGAGCTACGAGCATGCCGACCGCTACGGCGAGGCCGAACGGGCCCTGCTGGGTTTTGTCGCCCAGCACGTGCAGACCGCCATGGACCGCCGCCAGGCGCAGGTGCGGCTGGAGCAGCAGGTGGAACGGCGCACGCAGGAACTGCAGCGCGCCAATCTCAGCCTGCAGGATGAAGTGGCCGAGCGCCGCCGCGCCGAGCAGTTGCAGACAGCGCTGTACAACATCGCCGAAATGGCGATGTCGGCCGACAGCCTGGCGCAGTTCTACGGGCAGGTACACGGCGTGGTCGGGCGCTTGCTGGATGCGCGCAATTTCTATATCGCGCTGGTCAATGCCGAGGGCGATGGGCTGGATTTCGTCTACTCGGTCGACGAGCACAACGCGAGTCGTGCACCGCGCGCGTTCAGTCGTGGCCTGACCGAGTACGTAGTCCGCCATCGTCGGCCCCTGCTGGCCTCGCGTGCGCAGATCGATGCGCTGCTGGAAACCGGCGAGGTGCGCGAATCCGGCGCACGTTCGCAGTGCTGGCTCGGCGTGCCGTTGCTGCGCGACGACGAAGTGGTCGGTGCGATCGTGGTGCAGAGTTACACCGAGCAGATCGCCTTCAGCGTGCATGACCAGCGCCTGCTGATCTTCGTTGCGCAGAACATCGGCACCGGTCTTGCGCGCCAGCGCGATCAGCAACGACTGCGCTCGGCGCATGCCGAGCTGGAAAAGCGGGTGGAGGAGCGCACCCGCGAGCTGGGCGAGGTGAACGAAAAGCTGCTGGGCCAGATCGGCGAGCGCCTACGCGCCGAGCAGCGACTGACCCACCAGGCGATGCACGACGCGCTGACCGGACTGCCCAATCGCCTGCACCTGCTGGACAGGCTGCAGGATGCGCTGGCGCTGGCCCGGCGCGAAGGTGGCCCGGTGTTCGCGGTGCTGTTCCTGGACCTTGACCGCTTCAAGCTGGTCAACGACAGCATCGGTCACGCCGCCGGCGATCGCATGCTGGTGGAAGTAGCCAAGCGCATCGTGTCCATGGCCGGCGACAATGATGTGGTGGCGCGCCTGGGCGGTGATGAGTTCGCCGTGCTGCTGCACTGTCCGGAGGGCCTGGCGCAGGCACTGGATTTCGGCCAGCGGCTGTTGCTGGCGCTGCAGGAATCGATGTGGATCGCCGGTCGCGAGCTGTTCCCCTCCGGCAGCCTGGGCATCGCCTTGTGGAACCCGCGCTATCGCACCGGCGAGGAACTGCTGCGCGACGCCGATGCGGCGATGTACCGGGCCAAGGCCCAGGGCCACGACCGCTGCTCGATCTTCGATGAGGAAATGCGCGAGCAGGCGCTGCGCAGCCTGGATCTCGAGGCCGACCTGCGGCGGGCGATCAACAACCGTGATTTCGTGCCGTTCTACCAGCCGATCGTGCGCCTCTCCGACGGCGAGGTGGTCGGCCACGAGGCCCTGCTGCGCTGGAAGCACGAGCGCCGTGGACTGCTGCTGCCAGGCGCGTTCCTGGAACTGGGCGAGGAAAGTGGCCTGATCGAACAGGTCGACTGGCTGATCTATGAGCAGGTCATTGCCGGCCTTGCCGACGGCGGGCGTGGCTATGTGTCGGTCAACGTGTCGCCACGGCATTTCCGCTCCGCCGAGTTCAGCGGGCGCCTGTATGGCCTGCTGGAGGCGAGCAACGCGGACCCGCGGCGGCTGCGCCTGGAAATCACCGAGGTGGCGCTGCTCGACGACGGTCCACACACGCTGCGCATCCTGAAGGGCCTGCGTGAACGCGGCATCCAGGTACAGCTGGATGATTTCGGTACGGGCTTCTCGGCGCTGTCCTACCTGCACCGTTTCCCGATCAGCACGTTGAAGATCGACCAGAGCTTCATTGCCGGCCTGCACGGCCCGGAGGCACAGAGCACGCGCGCGCTGGTCGAAGGCGTGCTGTCACTGGCACGCACGCTGGGCATCGAGACGATCGGCGAAGGCATCGAGACCGAGGCGCAGCGTGACACGCTGTTCGAGCTCGGCTGCGACTACGGTCAGGGCTACCTGCTGGGCCGGCCGGCACCGTGGACGCGCGCGGCAGCCTGA
- a CDS encoding TIGR00730 family Rossman fold protein, whose product MKSICVYCGSNAGSKPVYTERAIALGDRIARDGMRLVYGGGNVGLMGTVANAVLAAGGEVTGVIPRQLADWEVAHRGLTELEIVGSMHERKSRMFDLSDGFVALPGGFGTMEEIFEMLTWRQLGIGNKPCAFLDVDGFYAPLIGMIDRMVEERFLHPEQRQDLWYGSDIEELLAWMKNYQPAQASKWIDEKRRAALR is encoded by the coding sequence ATGAAGTCGATCTGTGTGTACTGCGGTTCCAACGCTGGCAGCAAGCCGGTCTACACCGAACGCGCCATCGCGCTGGGCGATCGCATCGCCCGCGACGGCATGCGCCTGGTGTACGGCGGCGGCAATGTCGGTCTGATGGGTACCGTGGCCAATGCCGTGCTCGCCGCCGGCGGTGAGGTCACCGGCGTGATTCCGCGCCAGCTGGCCGACTGGGAAGTGGCCCATCGCGGCCTGACCGAACTGGAGATCGTCGGTTCGATGCATGAGCGCAAGTCGCGCATGTTCGATCTGTCCGATGGCTTCGTCGCCCTGCCCGGCGGCTTCGGCACCATGGAAGAGATCTTCGAGATGCTGACCTGGCGCCAGCTTGGCATCGGCAACAAGCCCTGCGCGTTCCTTGATGTGGACGGCTTCTATGCGCCGCTGATCGGCATGATCGATCGCATGGTGGAAGAGCGCTTCCTGCACCCCGAGCAGCGCCAGGACCTGTGGTACGGCTCGGACATCGAAGAGTTGCTGGCTTGGATGAAGAACTACCAACCGGCCCAGGCCTCGAAGTGGATCGACGAGAAGCGCCGCGCGGCGCTGCGTTGA
- a CDS encoding aminotransferase class III-fold pyridoxal phosphate-dependent enzyme translates to MSFIERLAPLRTQPGTRLTNGLDDATLTALAANHPQLVAAVDAAAAEFARVQAELGPLLAQDEQAQIDAMQDGFVNFYADDAVTPYVALAARGPWVVTLKGAVLYDAGGYGMLGFGHTPDAVMEAMSRPQVMANIMTPSLSQQRFITALRAEIGHRRGGCPFTRFMCLNSGSEAVGLAARIADVNAKLQTDPGARHAGAAIKRVVIKGSFHGRTDRPALYSDSSRKTYMQHLASYRGEETVITVAPYDEAGLRKVFEDAAHNNWFIEAVFLEPVMGEGDPGRSVPPAFYALARELTRAHGSLLLLDSIQAGLRAHGVLSVVDYPGFEGLDAPDMETYSKALNAAQYPLSVLAVTEHAAQLYRKGIYGNTMTSNPRALDVACATLAQLTPQVRANIAERGAEAVRKLEQLKNELGGLITKVQGTGLLFSCELAPQFKCYGANSTEEWLRQHGINVIHGGENSLRFTPHFGMDSSELDLLVGMVGRALREGPRREQAAAA, encoded by the coding sequence ATGAGCTTCATCGAACGCCTCGCCCCCCTCCGCACCCAGCCCGGCACCCGCCTCACCAACGGCCTGGATGACGCAACCCTGACCGCCCTCGCCGCCAACCACCCGCAGCTGGTCGCCGCGGTCGATGCCGCTGCTGCCGAATTCGCGCGCGTGCAGGCTGAGCTGGGGCCGCTGCTGGCACAGGATGAGCAGGCGCAGATCGATGCCATGCAGGACGGCTTCGTCAATTTCTACGCCGATGATGCGGTGACCCCGTACGTGGCGCTGGCCGCGCGCGGTCCGTGGGTGGTCACCCTGAAAGGCGCGGTGCTGTACGACGCCGGCGGCTACGGCATGCTGGGCTTCGGCCACACCCCGGACGCCGTCATGGAAGCGATGTCACGGCCGCAGGTGATGGCCAACATCATGACCCCCAGCCTGTCCCAGCAGCGCTTCATCACCGCCCTGCGGGCCGAGATCGGCCACCGTCGTGGCGGCTGCCCGTTCACGCGCTTCATGTGCCTGAACTCCGGCTCTGAAGCGGTTGGGCTGGCCGCACGCATCGCCGACGTCAACGCCAAGCTGCAGACCGACCCGGGTGCCCGCCATGCCGGTGCGGCAATCAAGCGCGTGGTCATCAAGGGCAGCTTCCACGGCCGCACCGACCGACCGGCGCTGTATTCCGATTCCAGCCGCAAGACCTACATGCAGCACCTGGCCAGCTACCGTGGCGAGGAGACGGTGATCACCGTCGCCCCGTACGACGAGGCCGGCCTGCGCAAGGTGTTCGAGGATGCCGCGCACAACAACTGGTTCATCGAAGCGGTGTTCCTGGAGCCGGTGATGGGCGAAGGTGACCCGGGCCGCTCCGTGCCGCCGGCGTTCTATGCGCTGGCCCGCGAACTGACCCGCGCCCACGGCAGCCTGCTGCTGCTGGACTCGATCCAGGCCGGCCTGCGCGCCCATGGCGTGCTGTCGGTGGTCGACTATCCGGGCTTCGAAGGCCTGGACGCGCCGGACATGGAAACCTACTCCAAGGCACTGAACGCCGCGCAGTATCCGCTGTCGGTGCTGGCCGTGACCGAGCACGCCGCGCAGCTGTACCGCAAGGGCATCTACGGCAACACCATGACCAGCAACCCGCGTGCGCTGGACGTGGCCTGCGCCACCCTGGCCCAGTTGACCCCGCAGGTCCGCGCCAACATCGCCGAGCGCGGTGCCGAGGCCGTGCGCAAGCTGGAGCAACTGAAGAACGAACTGGGCGGCCTGATCACCAAGGTGCAGGGCACCGGCCTGCTGTTCTCCTGCGAACTGGCCCCGCAGTTCAAGTGCTATGGCGCCAATTCCACCGAGGAATGGTTGCGCCAGCACGGCATCAACGTGATCCATGGTGGCGAGAACTCGCTGCGCTTCACCCCGCACTTCGGCATGGACAGCAGCGAGCTGGACCTGCTGGTAGGCATGGTGGGCCGCGCACTGCGTGAAGGGCCGCGCCGCGAACAGGCGGCCGCTGCGTAA
- the queA gene encoding tRNA preQ1(34) S-adenosylmethionine ribosyltransferase-isomerase QueA codes for MRAIVDLLPSTALKKSDFHYELPAELIAQAPLAERSASRLLLVPPAPTAFTDLQVRDLPSLLQPGDLLVFNDTRVIPARLFGQKASGGRVEILIERLLGGQQARAQVGASKSPKAGSRIALDAGGEAEVLGRDGEFYVLQFHVPESLEQWLLHAGRLPLPPYIQREPGVDDRERYQTVFAREVGAVAAPTAGLHFDEALLAALKDKGVDFGHVTLHVGAGTFQPVRADDLKDHVMHREWLNVGAELVQQVRRTRAAGGRVIGVGTTVVRALESAMREGELLPFAGETQIFITPGYRIRSVDAMVTNFHLPESTLLMMISAFAGKERVFEAYQHAIEQRYRFFSYGDAMLLFPQAG; via the coding sequence ATGCGCGCCATTGTCGACCTGTTGCCGTCCACTGCCTTGAAGAAGTCCGATTTCCATTACGAACTGCCGGCCGAACTGATTGCCCAGGCCCCCTTGGCCGAACGCTCGGCGAGCCGCCTGCTGCTGGTGCCACCGGCGCCGACCGCCTTCACCGACCTGCAGGTGCGCGACCTGCCATCGCTGCTGCAACCGGGCGACCTGCTGGTGTTCAACGACACCCGGGTGATTCCGGCGCGCCTGTTCGGGCAGAAGGCCAGCGGTGGCCGCGTGGAGATCCTGATCGAGCGCCTGCTCGGCGGCCAGCAGGCCCGGGCCCAGGTTGGTGCCAGCAAGTCGCCGAAGGCCGGCAGCCGCATCGCCCTGGATGCCGGTGGCGAAGCCGAAGTGCTGGGGCGCGACGGCGAGTTCTACGTGCTGCAGTTCCATGTGCCGGAATCGCTGGAGCAGTGGCTGCTGCACGCCGGCCGGCTGCCGTTGCCGCCCTACATCCAGCGCGAGCCCGGTGTGGACGACCGCGAGCGCTACCAGACCGTGTTCGCGCGCGAAGTGGGCGCCGTGGCGGCACCGACCGCAGGCCTGCACTTCGATGAGGCGCTGCTGGCAGCACTGAAGGACAAGGGCGTGGATTTCGGCCACGTCACCCTGCACGTGGGCGCAGGCACGTTCCAGCCGGTGCGCGCCGACGACCTGAAGGACCACGTCATGCACCGCGAGTGGCTGAACGTCGGTGCCGAGCTGGTGCAGCAGGTGCGACGCACGCGTGCGGCCGGTGGCCGGGTGATCGGCGTGGGCACGACCGTGGTGCGCGCGCTGGAAAGCGCGATGCGTGAGGGCGAGCTGCTGCCGTTCGCGGGCGAAACGCAGATCTTCATCACCCCCGGCTACCGGATCCGCAGCGTCGACGCGATGGTGACCAATTTCCACCTGCCCGAGAGCACCCTGCTGATGATGATCTCGGCGTTTGCCGGCAAGGAGCGCGTGTTCGAGGCTTACCAGCACGCGATCGAGCAGCGCTACCGCTTCTTCAGCTACGGCGACGCGATGCTGCTGTTCCCGCAGGCGGGTTAG
- the tgt gene encoding tRNA guanosine(34) transglycosylase Tgt codes for MSRLQFQLQTRDGRARRGRLTFPRGTVETPAFMPVGTYGSVKGILPDQVRALGAEIILGNTFHLYLRPGLDIIADHGGLHGFCRWDGPILTDSGGFQVFSLAHRRKITEQGVTFASPTDGARVFLGPEESMKIQKVLDSDVVMIFDECTPYPATEDVARRSMELSLRWAQRSRNAHDELGNDAALFGIVQGGVHTDLRSRSAEALQGIGFDGYAIGGLAVGEPEDERNAMLDHLDPELPADRPRYLMGVGRPEDLVEGVARGVDMFDCVMPTRNARNGHYFTSFGTVRIRNSQYARDMDPIEPGCGCVACAGGYTRSYLRHLDRCNEMLAPMLGTQHNLFYYEKLMADIRAAIEAGTFLAFRESFYAARGAVAPPL; via the coding sequence ATGTCCCGATTGCAGTTCCAGCTCCAGACCCGTGATGGCCGCGCCCGCCGTGGCCGCCTGACCTTCCCGCGTGGCACGGTGGAAACGCCGGCCTTCATGCCGGTGGGGACCTATGGCTCGGTCAAGGGGATCCTGCCGGACCAGGTGCGTGCGCTGGGCGCCGAGATCATCCTCGGCAACACCTTCCACCTGTACCTGCGGCCGGGCCTGGACATCATCGCCGACCACGGCGGCCTGCACGGCTTCTGCCGCTGGGATGGCCCGATCCTGACCGACTCCGGCGGCTTCCAGGTGTTCTCGCTGGCCCACCGCCGCAAGATCACCGAGCAGGGCGTGACCTTCGCCTCGCCGACCGACGGTGCCCGGGTGTTTCTGGGCCCGGAGGAGAGCATGAAGATCCAGAAGGTGCTCGATTCGGACGTGGTGATGATCTTCGACGAGTGCACGCCGTACCCGGCCACCGAGGACGTCGCCCGCCGGTCGATGGAACTGAGCCTGCGCTGGGCCCAGCGCAGCCGCAACGCGCATGACGAGCTGGGCAACGATGCGGCCCTGTTCGGCATTGTCCAGGGCGGGGTGCACACCGACCTGCGCAGCCGTTCGGCCGAGGCCCTGCAGGGGATCGGCTTCGACGGCTATGCCATTGGCGGCCTGGCCGTGGGCGAGCCGGAAGACGAGCGCAACGCCATGCTCGACCATCTGGATCCGGAGCTGCCGGCCGACCGTCCGCGCTACCTGATGGGCGTTGGCCGCCCTGAAGACCTGGTCGAGGGTGTCGCCCGTGGCGTGGACATGTTCGATTGCGTGATGCCGACCCGCAATGCGCGCAACGGCCACTATTTCACCTCGTTTGGCACCGTCCGCATCCGCAATTCGCAGTACGCGCGGGACATGGACCCGATCGAGCCGGGCTGTGGCTGCGTGGCCTGTGCCGGCGGCTATACCCGCTCGTACCTGCGCCATCTGGACCGCTGCAACGAGATGTTGGCGCCGATGCTGGGCACCCAGCACAACCTCTTCTATTACGAAAAACTGATGGCCGACATCCGTGCAGCCATCGAGGCGGGAACCTTCCTGGCCTTCCGCGAGTCCTTCTACGCAGCACGCGGGGCGGTAGCGCCGCCCCTGTAA
- the yajC gene encoding preprotein translocase subunit YajC, with product MNLLAFLIPAAHAQAAGGQPQGMGLTTLLFPIILIAIMYFLMIRPQMKRQKEHKAMLEKIKRGDEVLTNGGIAGKVTDIGDNFVTVEVAENVRIRVQKGAVGSVLPTGTLDSAK from the coding sequence ATGAACCTGCTTGCCTTCCTGATTCCCGCCGCCCACGCCCAGGCCGCTGGCGGCCAACCGCAGGGCATGGGCCTGACCACGCTGCTGTTCCCGATCATCCTGATCGCCATCATGTACTTCCTGATGATCCGCCCGCAGATGAAGCGGCAGAAGGAGCACAAGGCCATGCTGGAGAAGATCAAGCGCGGCGACGAAGTGCTGACCAACGGCGGCATCGCCGGCAAGGTCACCGATATCGGCGACAACTTCGTCACCGTCGAAGTGGCCGAGAACGTGCGCATCCGCGTGCAGAAGGGCGCTGTCGGCAGCGTGCTGCCGACCGGCACCCTGGATTCGGCCAAGTAA